GCGGTCACGCATGGCGGCCAGGGCGTCGAGATCGTAGGGCGTCGCCTCGCCCTGGCCCCACACCGGTCCCGGCCAGGCCGCATCCCCCTCGCGGCGCAGCACCAGGTGCAGGTGCAGCTGGGGCACCATGTTGCCCAGGCTCGCCACGTTGAGCTTGTTGGCCCCCATCAGCGTCTTGAAGGCGCGGCCGATCCGGCCCGCCTCCCGCCACAGCTGCTGCTGCTGTGCCTCACTCAGCTCGAAGAGCTCGCTGACCCCGTGTTGCCGGGGGATCAGCAGCAGCCAGGGGAAGCGGGTATCGTTCATCAACCGCAGCTGGCACAGCGGCAGTTCGGTGACCGGGTAGCTGTCTTCCACCAGGCGGGGGTCAGGCTCGAAGTGGTCCATCAGGGCTCTCCGGGGTAATCAACGACGGTATCGCCTGCCTGGCATCATGCCACAGAAGCGCTGGCATAGAACTGCTGGCATAGAACTGCTGGCATAGAACCGCTGGCTAGAGCCGCCGGGAGTTTTCCCCGGCTGCCCGGGCGGCTAAGCTGTGCAGCCCGACCCCGAAAGGATGCTCCCATGACCCTGCTCGAGGCGCTGGCCCTGCTGCTGATCGGTACGCTGGCCGGCTTCATCAACGTGCTCTCCGCTGGCGGCTCCATGCTCACCTTGCCGCTGCTGATGTTCCTGGGGCTGCCGCCCCAGGAGGCCAACGGCACCAACCGCGTCTCCATCGCGTTGCAGAGCGTCTCGGCGGTCTACAACTTCTTCCGCGCAGGGGCGCGCCATGTGGGCCTCTCGCTG
The Halomonas sp. H10-9-1 DNA segment above includes these coding regions:
- a CDS encoding HIT family protein; protein product: MDHFEPDPRLVEDSYPVTELPLCQLRLMNDTRFPWLLLIPRQHGVSELFELSEAQQQQLWREAGRIGRAFKTLMGANKLNVASLGNMVPQLHLHLVLRREGDAAWPGPVWGQGEATPYDLDALAAMRDRVLAMLEGLDLRAEAAPEAASTQPLSAPQAGR